Within the Polymorphobacter megasporae genome, the region GTCGACCGGGTCCCAGTTGACCGCGCTGAGTTTGCGGGTGACGAGCCCCGCCGCCATCAGGTCGAGGAACAGTGCCTGCTCGTGCCCGTAATAATCGGGCTCGCACGTCGCCAGCTCGCGGCTCCAGTCGAGCGCGAAGCCGAGCCGCTGGAGCTGGCCGCGCATCGTCGCGATGTTGGCGCGCGTCCATGTGCCCGGATGGATGCCGCGTTCGATCGCGGCGTTCTCGGCGGGCATGCCGAATGCGTCCCAGCCCATAGGATGAAGGACTTCAAAGCCTTGTGCACGGCGCGCGCGGGCAATGACGTCGCCCATGACATAGTTGCGGACGTGGCCGACGTGGATGCGCCCCGACGGGTAGGGAAACATCTCAAGGATGAAGGTCTTCGGTTTCGGCGAGGCATCGTCGGCGATGAAGGTGCCGCGCGCGGTCCATTCCGCCTGCCAGCGCGCGTCGGCGGCAGACGAATCGAACTTGGCCGGCGGGCCGGCCGGCGCTTGACCGGGCACGCCGGTCACCCGGTGATCGATGCCTGGCGCAGGTCGCGGGCGTGGCCGAGGATCGTCTCCTCGAGCTTCTGGACGGTGCCGGCACGGACCGGGACTTCGACCCAGCCGCTCGCGCCGAGCTGCTGGCGGTTCGCGGAGACGCGAACCGCGTCGGCGCGGAGGACGGTGTCGAGGATCGTGATCGTCACCTTGATCCGCTCGTTCGGCGTCACCGGGCTGACATACCAGTCGGTGACGATGACGCCGCCGTTCGAATCGACCGAGGCGATCGGCATGAACGCGATCGTGTCGAGGCTCGCCTGCCACAGATAGGAATTGACGCCGATCGTCGACAGCCGCGCCGGGGCCAGCGCCTCGGGCCGCGGCTTTTTACCGTGGTGACCGTGGCTGCAGCCGCCGAGGAGCGCGAGCGCCATCAACGCCGCGCCAGCACTTGCTCGACCGACCGAAACCATTCGTGTAACTCCGCACCGTGATTGCGGCGCCCTTATAGGTCGCGGACGCGTTCGCGCAAAGGGCGATGCCGGTGGCGATGCAACGAGGCAACACCCTCGAATGATTCGACTCTCTAGCGAGGGGAATCAACAACGTGTGCCGTAGTTAATCAAGAATCCAGCAGCCTTTGCCGGTTATGGATGTTGTTGGGGACTGGGCGAAACTACAGCGTCCTGATAGTGGGCAGACGTCATGGGGATGGAAACAGCGAGGATTGCGGACGGGATCCGCATCGCCGTGCCGGCAGCGCTGCTGCTGGCGGCTCTCGTCGCGCATCCGGCATCGGCGCTGATCAAGACGCCCAAGCACAAGATGACGTCGTCCTTCGCGATCGACGCCGACGGAGCCGCCGACCGGCTGCGCGTCGGCAATCTCGCCTCATTCGCCCCGTCGCTCGTCGATGCCGGCAAGTTCAGCTTCACCGCGCCCGGCCAGGGTGCGGCGAACGCGCGACTGGCGACGGTCGAGCGCGCCTTTCGCTTCACGCCGTCGGGCAAGGCCGACAACCGCCGCGCGTTCAGCGTCGGGGTGACCTCGCGCGTCGTCGCCGCGGTCGCCGATACGTCGAAGGCCGCCGCCCCGGTCGAGACCGCTGCGGTTACGCCGGCGGCGTATAACGTCGATCTCGCGGTCGGCTGGCGCAATTTTGCGGTCTCGGGCGGCTATTCGCGCTCCGAGATCCTTGGCGGGACGCTGCCGACGAGCCTGACGCCGCGCCGGAACGCGGTCGATGTCGGGGTCAGCTATCGTGGGGCAAGCTGGAAGACGAGCCTCCAGATCGCCGCCGAGACCGGTGCCCCGGCGCTGTTGACGCCGATCACGCCGCTGTCGCCGCTGCCTGCCGACCGGCGCTATTCGGTCGAATTCGGCGGTGCGTATCTGTTGACGCCGCAGCTCTCGCTGACCGGTGGCGTCCGCTACAAGACGATCGATTCGATCGCCGACCCCGCCAAGCGCGATCAGGCGGTCTATTTCGGGACGGCGTTCACCTTCTAGCCGTGACGCCGCGCGCTGCGTATAGCGCGGCGATGACGATCGAAGATGCAACGGAACGGCTGGCGGCAGTGCGCGATGCGATCGCGCGCACGGCGGCGCTGGCGAAGCGCGACCCGGCGGCGGTCGAGTTGATTGCCGTATCGAAGACCCACGATGCTGCGGCGATCGAGCCGCTGCTCGCCGCCGGGCAGCGGTCGTTCGGCGAGAACCGCGTTCAGGAGGCAGCGGCGAAGTGGCCGGCCCTGTGCGCAGCGTACCCCGGGGTACGGCTCCACCTTGTCGGCCAGCTCCAGTCGAACAAGGCGCGCGACGCGGTCGAGCTGTTCGACGTCATCCACAGCGTCGACCGGCGGTCGCTGGTGATCGCGCTGGCGGGGGCGATGGCATCGGCGGCCAAGCGCCCCGACTGCTATATCCAGGTCAATATCGGCGACGAGGCGCAAAAGGGCGGGGTCGCACTCGGCGAGCTCAAGGCGTTGCTCGACCTCGCGCGCGCGCACGATCTGCCGGTCGCCGGGCTCATGGCGGTGCCACCCGAGGGGATCGAGCCTGCGCCGTTCTTCGCGCTCCTTGCCAAACTCGCGCGCGATCACGGCCTGCCGGGTCTGAGCATGGGGATGTCGGCGGACTACGAAACTGCGGTGATGCTCGGCGCGACATGCGTCCGCGTCGGCAGCGCGCTGTTCGGTGCGCGGGGCTAGGAAATAGCGCGCGAGTCGGTGTAGCTTCCCGCGATTGGGGAGTTTTCTTTGATGAAATTGAGTTTGTTGATCGGCGCGTGCCTGCTTGCGATCGCGGCGGTGCCGACCGCCGCCGCGCCGTCGAACCCGCTCCTCGCGCCGTGGACCGGCCCTTATGGCGGCGAGCCGAACTTTGCCACGGTCAAGATCGCCGATTTCGCTCCCGCGCTGGACGCCGCAATGGCCGAGAACCTCGCCGAAATCGATGCGATCACCGCGAACAAGGCCGCACCGACGTTCGAGAACACGATTGTCCCGCTCGAGAAGTCGGGCGCGGCGCTCAACCGCGTCGGCGCGATCTTTGGAGTATGGTCGGGCAATCTCAAGTCGCCCGAGTTCCAGAAGGTCGAGATAGCGATGGCGCCGAAGCTGTCGGCGTTCGGCGACAGGATCACGCAGAACCCGGCGTTGTTCGCCCGGATCGACGCGGTCTATAACTCGCCCGCCAAGGCGAAGCTGACACCCGAACAGCAGCGCCTCGTCTGGGTCTACTGGATGCGCTTTACGCAGCAGGGGGCAAAGCTGTCACCGGCAGCGAAGGCCGAATTCGCCGCGAACAACGAAAAGCTCGCGACGCTCTATACCAGGTTCCAGCAGAACGAGCTCGCTGACGAGGAGAGCTATGTCCTGACGCTCGACAGCAAGGCGCAACTGTCGGGGCTGACCCCGGCGCAGGTCGCCGCCGCCGCTGCCGAGGGAGTCAAGCGCGGCCAGCCGGGCAAGTGGCTGATCACCAACACGCGCTCATCGATGGAGCCATTCCTGACCTACGCCGACGACCGCGCTGCCCGCGAAAAAGGCTTCGCGATGTGGACCAAGCGTGGAGATAACGGCGGTGCGACCGACAATAATGCGATCGTCACGCAAATCCTCCACCTGCGCGCGGCGAACGCGAAGCTGATCGGCTACCCGACCTACGCGCACTGGCAGATCGCCAGCAAGATGGCGAAGACCCCCGACAATGCCCTCGCGCTCGAACTCGCCGCATGGAAGCCTGCGGTCGCGCAGGTCAAGCAGGACGTCGCGGTGATGCAGGCGGTCGTCGACAAAGACGGCGGCACGTTCAAGATCGCGCCGTGGGACTATCGCTATTATGCCGAGAAGGTCCGAAAGGCGAAATACAACCTCGATCTCAACGAGGTGAAGCCGTACCTCCAGCTCGATCACGTCCGCGCCGCGATGTTCTTCGCTGCGGGCAAGCTCTACGGCTTCACCTTCACACAGGTCCACGGCCTGCCGGTGTTCCACCCCGACGTCACCGTGTGGGAGGTCAAGGGCCGCGACGGCAAACATGTCGGGCTATGGTATTTCGATCCGTACGCTAGGCCCGGCAAGAATTCGGGGGCGTGGATGAACGCGTATCGCGAACAGTCGCGAGTCGACGGCGACGTTCCGACGATCGTCTCGAACAACGCCAATTTCATCAAGGCCGATCCCGGCCAGCCGGTGACGCTGTCGTTCGACGACGCCAAGACGATGTTCCACGAATTCGGCCACGCGCTCCACGGGCTCAACTCGAACGTCGTCTATCCGACGCTGTCGGGGACCAATACCGTCCGCGATTTCGTCGAATTCCCGAGCCAGCTCAACGAGAACTGGTTCACCACCCCCGAAGTCCAGGCGATGCTCGTCAACGCGCAGGGCGAGCCGCTCCCCACCGACCTGATCGCCAAGATCAAGCGCGCCGACACGTTCAACGCCGCGTTCGGCGTCGTCGAGGCGCAGGCAAGCGCGATTGTCGACCTCAAGCTCCATCTTGCGGGCGACGTGCCGATCGACCCGAAGGCGTTCGAAAGCACGACCCTTGCCGAACTCGGCATGCCGTCGGAGATCGTCATGCGCCACCGCATCCCGCAGTTCGGCCACGTCTTCGCGGGCGACGGCTATGCCGCGGGCTATTACGGCTATCTGTGGGCGGCGGTGCTCGACCACGACGCGTTCGAGGCGTTCACCGAGGCGGGCGGGCCGTACGACCCGGTCGTGGCGAAGCGCCTCCACGACACGATCACCTCGGTCGGCAACACCGTCGACCCGGCGGTCGCGTTCCGCAATTTCCGCGGGCGTGATCCGAAGGTCGACGCGTATCTGCGGTCGATGGGCTTTCCGGTTCCGGTCGCGACGGCGGCGACGGGAAGCTGACGATCAACCGACCCGGGTCATCCCCGCGAAAGCGGGGACCCAATGCCACTACCATTGGCGACCTTGGGTCCCCGCTTTCGCGGGGATGACATATTGAAGTTGGCGACACTGCCCCTCTCGTTGAAGGTTCTACCGCGATGATCTCCGGCCTTACCCTCACCGTCGCCCTGTTCGCCGCTCCGGCGCTCGCGCAATCGCCGCCGCAGCCGCAACCCGTGCCGATGCCCCCCGCAACGATCGCGCCGGTCGACAAGCCGTACCCGGGCACGATCACTGTCCATGTCGACGCGACCGACCTCGACCGGCGCATCCTGACGGTCCACGAGACGATCCCGGTCGCGGGGCCGGGCCCGATGACCTTGCTGTATCCCGAATGGCTGCCGGGCAAGCATTCGCCGCGCGGGCCGGTCGACAAGCTCGCCGGGCTGATCATTCACGCGGGCGCGGCGCGGCTTGAGTGGATCCGCGATCCGGTCGACGTCTACGCCTTCCACATCGACGTTCCGGCGGGGGCGACGGCGATCGACCTCGACTTCCAGTTCGTCTCGCCGACCGATCCGAAGCAGGGGCGCGTCGTCGTCACGCAGAACATGCTCAACCTCGAATTCGACCAGACGACGCTGTATCCGGCGGGGTATTTCACCCGGCAGATCCCCGTATCAGCGACGGTCAAGTTTCCCGAAGGCTGGAAGGTCGCGACCGCGCTGCGTCCGATTGCCGGGGCCCCGGCGGGCGAAACCACCTTCAACACCGTGCCGTTCGAGACGCTGGTCGACTCGCCGATCTTCGCCGGACGCTACATGCGCGTCATCCCGCTCGACACGTCGTCGCGCCCGGTGACGCTCAACGTGGTGGCTGATCGCCCCGATCTGCTTGCGGCGACCGACGCGCAGATCGCGCCGCATGTGAAGCTGGTCAAAGAGGCAGTCGCGCTGTTCGGGTCGAAGCATTTCGATCACTACGACCTGCTCCTCGCGCTGAGCGACAAGCAGGGCGGGATCGGTCTCGAGCATCATCGGTCGAGCGAGAACGGCTCGGTGCCGGGATATTTCACCGAGTGGGACAAGAACCCGGGTGCGCACGGACTGCTGCCGCACGAGTTCACCCACAGCTGGGACGGCAAGTTCCGCCGCGGCGCGGATTCGTGGACGCCGAACTACAATGTGCCGATGCGCAACTCATTGCTGTGGGTGTACGAAGGCGGGACGCAGTATTTCGGAACGGTTCTTGGTGGCCGGTCGGGCATCTGGACGCCGCAGCAGACCCTCGACAATCTCGCCGGTTATGCCGCGACGTACGATGCGGTCATCGGGCGGACGTGGAAGCCGCTGATCGACACGACCAACGATCCGATCACCGCCGCGCGCGCGCCCGAGCCGTGGCGCAACTGGCAGCGGTCGGAGGATTATTACACCGAGGGCCTGCTGATCTGGCTCGACGCCGACACGCTGATCCGCGAGCGGTCGAAGGGCAAGCGCTCGCTCGACGATTTCGCGCATCGCTTCTTCGGGGTCGACGATGGTGCGTGGACCGAGCTCAGCTACACCTTCGACGATGTCGTCGCCGCATTGAACGCGACCGAGCCGTACGACTGGGCAAAGTTCTTGAACGACCGGCTGACGTCGCACGGCCCGGGGGCGCCGCTCGATGGCATCACGCGCGGCGGCTACAAGCTCGTCTACACCGACAAGCAGAGCGATTTCGGCAAGGCCGCGGACAGCGCAGCCAAGCGCATCGACCTCAATTATTCGCTCGGCCTCAGCGTCGGCAAGGACGCCGACCTGACGCAGGTGATGTGGGGCGGACCGGCGTTCAAGGCGGGGTTGACCGTCGGCACGGTGATCCTCGCGGTCAACGGCGAGGCGTATGACGGTGACGGCCTGAAGCGCGCGGTGACCGCGGCGAAGGCCGGGAAGCCGGTCGAGTTGATGGTCAAGAACGCCGATCGCTTCCGCGTCGTCACGATCGACTGGAGCGGTGGCCTGCGCTATCCGCACCTCGAGCGCACCGGCAGCGGCCCGGCGTCGCTCGACGCGATCATCGCCAGCCGGACGAAGTAGCTAGGCTCGGCGCCGTCGCCATCGGACAAGATGCGCGGCGGCGACGAGGCTGACCCCGGCGACGGTGAGGATGCGCTCGGCGGGCAGGCCTTCGTAGAAGGCGACTCCCAGCGTCATCAGGCTCAGGCCGGCGGCTCCGAGTGCAAGCGGGACGAGGCCCTCGGGCCACGGATCGCGGGTCAGCACCCACAGGCTGACTGGCAGGGCGAAGGCGAGGAGCACCCAGTGCGTGCCACTCCCCGCGACCGCGCCGCCGATCGACGGCAGCAGCGCGATCAGCAGCGGCAGGGCGAGGCAGTGGATCAGGCACAGGCCAGACGCCGAGACGGCTGCCCAATCGAGCCAGGATTGCGATGGACGCGACGCGGCCACGCGGGCCTCCCGAGGTTACTTTATATCATCGGGTAAATATGCGTCGTGTGCGGTGATTACAAGCGCGGAAGCAAGCGCCGCAACACCCAGATGACTGTCAGCGTGACGACTGTGGCGACGGTATCGGCGATCCAGTCGCCCCATTCGGCGTCGCGGCCGATGAACGGTATCGCCTGGACGATCTCGATCAGCCCGCCGAGCGCGCTCAGCCAGAGCGCGATGCGCCACAATTTCGTGCGCGGCCAAGCCCATGCCGCAGCGAGGCTCAACGTGATGAACGCGGCGATATGGTTGATCTTGTCGCCGTCGCCAAAGTCGGGTGCCTCGGCGTTCGGCAGGATCGCCGCGATGAACGTCCCGATCAGGATGACCGCAAAGATGACGCGAGGGAGGCGCGGGGTCATGCGATATCGATCCAGTCGCCGGGGGCAAGATGCGGCAGAAGGGCTTCGAGCGCCTCGCGGTCGATCGCGACGCACCCGGCGGTCGGGTGCCCGGCGATCATGCAGTGGAGGAAGATCGCGCTGCCCTTGCCCGGGACCGGCGGCGCGTCGTTATAGCCAAGCTCGACGATGACATCGTACAGCCCGTCGTCGCGCCACAGATGCTCGGCGGAAAACGGATGCGGGTGGCGGACGCGGCGGTTGTACGCGGGGTCGCGCACGTCATCCGACCAGCCGTCGGCCGGGTCGAGCGCGCGCCACGGCAGTGCGGTGACCGGCGCAGCGACGCGGTCGGGACGGATCATCGCCGAGCGGATCGCCCAGCGTCCGCGCGGGGTGCAGCCGTCGCCCTCGTGCTTGCTCGCGGCGGATGTCGCGCCCGACCGGCCGATCAGGCACGGAGTCGAAACGCCGTCGGCGGTAAGAGTCAGCGCTGCTGTGTCGACGGTCAGGATCATTCCGACCGCATTACAGATAATGCCCGCTGCGGTCGCGCTTGGTCGCGAGATAATCGGCGTTGTGCGGGTTGGGCGGCATCGAATGCGCGATGCGCTCGACGACGTCGATGCCGTGCGCGGAGAGGCTCGCGACCTTGTCGGGGTTGTTGGTCAGCAGCCGGACCTGTCCGACGCCGAGCAGGCGCAGCATCGTCGCGGCGACGGCAAAATCGCGCTCGTCGGGCTCGAAGCCGAGGCGGAGGTTGGCGTCGACGGTATCGAACCCCTGGTCCTGGAGGGCATACGCGCGCAGCTTGTTGATCAGCCCGATACCGCGCCCCTCCTGCTGGAGATACAGCAATACGCCGCCCCCAGCCGCCGTGATCGCGGCCAAGGCGGCGCGAAGCTGCGGGCCGCAATCGCACTTGAGGCTGCCAAGGACATCGCCGGTCAGGCACGCCGAATGAAGCCGGGTCAGCACCGGCGGCGTCGTCCCGCGCGGGCCGATGACCAACGCGAGATGCTCGGGCCCGCCCTCGGCCGGGCGGAATGCGACGACTTCGGTATCGGGGGCGCCGTCGAGCGGCAGGCGCGCACGGGTGACGATTCGCAGCCGGTCGGCGCGGGCGTAGCTCAGGATATCCGCGGCGGCGGCGGTCAACGGCGTGCCGCCTCCGGCAGGAACGGCGAAGACCGCCGGCAGGATGCCGCCGAGCTTGGCCAGCCGCACCGCCGCCTGCGCCGCTGCCGTCGCGGTCGGCACGCACGTGCGGAACGGTCCCTTGAACGGCAGGCGGAGGTCGTCGCCGGGGTCGGCGATCGCGACCGTCGCGGCGAGGTCGAGCCATGCCGGGCGGTCGATCCAGACGACATCCTGCCCCGCCGCTGCGGGCTGATTGACGATGTGGAGCACCGCCGCCCGCCGCGCCGTGACGATGAGCCCGGCGCGCGCATCGGTCTCGAGCCGCGTAAGGACGAGGTCGTCGGCGAGTTCAGTGGCGAGGACATCGAGATCGCCCGCCGGGCTCGTTATCCGAACGACCTGTCCGCGACGGAGCTCGTCGACCGCGCGCGCGACGCTGGTGGCGGCGTCTGGGCTCACAGCGCGAACGTCGCGATCTGCGGGACGTGGTCCGATGGCTTGCCCCAGTTGCGCGCGTCCTCGACAACCTCGAACGCCGTCGCCGACCGCGCCACGCCCGGCGACGCCCAGATATGGTCGAGCCGCCGCCCGCGGTCGTTCACCGTATGGTCGGCGTTGCGGTAGCTCCACCATGTGTACAGCCGCTCCGGCGCGGGGATGAACGTGCGGCCGACGTCGACCCAGTCGTGGCTCGCGGCGAGACCGTCGAGCCGGTCGACCTCGACGGGCGTGTGGCTGACCACGTTGAGCAATGCCTTGTGGCTCCACACGTCACACGGCAGCGGCGCGATGTTGAAATCGCCGACGATAACGGTGTCGTCGCGCAACCCCTCCGACCACGCCGTCATTCGGTCGACGAAGGCGAGTTTTTGCGCGAACTTGGGATTGAGCGCGGGGTCGGGAATGTCGCCGCCCGCGGGGACATAAACATTCTCGATCAACAGCCCGTTCGCCAGCCGCGCGCCGATGTGCCGTGCCTCGCCATTGTCCTGCCAGTCGAAGCGGCGCTCTTCGGTCAGCGGAACCTTCGACAGCGTCGCGACGCCGTGGTGCATCTTCTGCCCGCAGATGACCCGGTGCGTATAGCCGAGCCGGTCGAACAGCGCGTGCGGGAAGTCGTTGTCGATGACCTTGGTTTCCTGCAGGCACAGGATATCGGGCGAATGCTCCGTCAAGAACCGCTCGACGATGTCGAGGCGGAAGCGCACCGAATTAATGTTCCAGGTGGCGATCGACAGCGTTTGGTTCGGGGACGGCATCGCGGTCATGTAAGCACGCGCGGGCGCTCCACCAAACGAATTAGGCCCCCGCTCCGGGGGCATGGAGCGGGGGCCCGTCTGCGCTCGTCACGCAACGATCGAACCCGAATGCCCAGACAACAGGGGGGCAAATTCCAGACACCGGGCGGCGACCGCATGTCCGTGTTAGCGCCCGCAACATTGCTCGGCCATGAACAGAAAGGTTCATAAACCAGACAATATGCCGTGTGGTTAATTCGACCTTGCGGCGACGTCACGGCCGCGTTGCTAGCCGGTTTTTCCGGGTAGGCTTTTCGCGCGTGGATCGCGGAAACCGAAGCTCGCGGCGGGCACCGCGACGTTGTATTTCGTGCCGCGCAGGGTGATGTCGGTTCGGTTGTTCTGCGCGTCGAGGGCAGTCCAGCCGAGCAGCGCCAGCCCGCCCGGCGCAGCGGCGTCGGTAGCGAAGTTGAGCGTTATCGCGCCATATTCGGGGTGTTTGGGATCGCGCGCCTCGACCAGCAAACCGTTGCCCTGCTGCCCGACGACATGCGCGAAGCGGGCAAGGTCGGCATCGCCGTCGAGCAGGACGCCGAGCGGGGTGCTCTTGATCGGGTATTGCGAGACCTGGTTGACCTCGTAATCGACGACGCTGAGCCGCTTGCCGTCGGCGACGACGAGCAGCGGTGCCTTGTCGTAGGCGAAGCGGATCTTGCCCGGACGCGACAGGATCAGCTTGCCGGTCGCAACGGTGCCGTTCGCCGCGGTCTGGCTGAAGTCGGCGGTCATCGTCGTCGTCGCCTGCAGCGCCGCCTTGACCGAGTCGATCGTCAACGGGGCAGCGGCGAGTGGGGTGGCGGCGAGGAGCAGGGCGAGAAAAAATGGCTTCAACAGGACGTTCCTTTGATGACGCCATCGGCATAGCAGTACAGCGATTGAACTGCGACTGAACCCAAGGCACGATCGACTTGACGTGGGGGAACGCCAGTGGACACCAGGAACGTCATTGCCATTACAGGATTGATCGGCGCGATCACAGGCATTCTGTGGCCGGTCATCGCCGTTGGCGTCCTGTTTGCCTTCCGTGGACCGGCGATGCGCGCGTTAAATCGCGTCAGCGACGACGGCGGCACGATCGAGGTTTTTGGCGTTAAGCTAAATGTCGGCAAGGCCACCGAAGAACAGCAACGGATGATAGAGGATCTTCAGAAACAGGTGGGTACACTGCGCGATGCAGCGCGCGTACAAGGGGAAATCGGACAGCGTGCATCGGGCTTCCTCGATCCGAGCACCTCTGCCGGACGCGTCATCGCCGCGCCGCCGCGAACGATTCCCCCCGCTCCCCTAGCGCAGGCACCGAGCGGAGGCGAGATCATGGTCGGCGCGGTGCCGTCATCCGATCCAACCCCGCCGATTGCTGTGGGCAGCGCGAACCCCGCCGCACTTGCGCCGCTAACGCGTTCGTCGAAACCGCGGTTGCTGTGGGTCGACGACCATCCGGAAAACGTCGCCTTGTTACGCGCGTCGCTCCGCAGCCGGGGCTTCGTCATTGTCGAGGCATCAAGCACCGAGGTCGCACTCGATGCATTTGGCTCCCGTGAGTTCGACGCAGTCATTTCGGACATGGGACGCGACACCGCCGATGCGGGGGTGTCGCTTGCGGCGCGCATCCGCGGAGTCGACGCGAATGTCCCCATCTTCATCTTCTGCAGTATCGGTGCGGTTCGGATCTACGGTGGCTTCGCGAAGCAGGCGGGCGCAACTCTCGTTACGGACTCGGCAACGCTGTTGATGGAACGGCTGCTCGAACTCCAGTCGCTGGGGTAAGCGTCAGGCGCGCGGGTGCGCGTTGCGGTAGACGTCGAGCAGGTGCGCGGCGTCGACCGCGGTGTAGACCTGTGTCGACGACAGGCTGGCGTGGCCGAGCAGTTCCTGGATCGAACGGAGATCGGCGCCGCGCGCGAGCAGGTGCGTCGCAAAGCTGTGGCGGAGCGCGTGCGGGGTCGCGCTCGCGGGCAGGCCGAGGCCGACGCGTGCCGATGCCATCGCCTTGCGGATCAGCTCGGGCGCGAGCGGTCCGCCGCGGACGCCGCGGAACAGCGGGGCCGACGCGCTTCGTGGCCACGGGCATAGGTCGGCATAGGCCTCGATCGCGGCGCGGACGACCGGCAGCAGCGGCACGATCCGTGTCTTGGCCCGCTTGCCGGTGACGGTGATTGTCTCGCCCAGCGGCAGCGCGCTGCCGGTCAGCGCGAGCGCCTCGGCGATCCGCAGGCCCGCTCCATAGAGAAGAAGCACGACCGCGGTGTCGCGCGCCGCGACCCACGGCTGGAGCGCGGCATCGCCAATGTCGGCGACGAGCGCGCGCGCATCGGCGGGGGACACCGGGCGCGGCACGCGCGCAGCACGCTTGGGTGAGGCGAGGCCGGTAAGCCCCGACGCGTCGACTCCGGCGGTCGCGGCGAAGGCGTAGAAGGTGCGGAGTGCGGCGACCTCGCGCGCGATCGAGGCGTTGCCCAGCCCCTCGCCTCGCCGCGCCGCGAGGAAGGCGCGGAAGTCGGCGAGGGTGAAAGCCGACAGCGCCGCCCCGTCGACTGCGCGCCCGAGGTGTCGCCCGGCAAAGGCGATGAAGCGGTGGAGGCTCGCGGCATAAGCGCGGACGGTGTTCGGCGACAGCCGCCGCGCATCGGTCAGGCTCGCGCACCATTCGACCACGAGCGCGGTGGCGTCCGCTTCTGCGAGCGCGGTGGTCCCAACCTCCTTGTCATCCCCGCGCACGCGGGAAACCAAGGTCACTTCCCTCGGTGACATTGGGTCCCCGCGTGCGCGGGGATGACAGTTTTTCGGCTCACAGGATCGACTGCCCCGTCTTCGCCCAGTCGCTCGCGAACCCGGCGAGGCCGCGGTCGGTCAGCGGGTGGTTGGCGAGCGCGCGGATCACCGCCGCGGGCATCGTGCAGACATCGGCCCCGATCTTAGCCGCCTGGAGGACGTGGACCGGGTGGCGGACGCTGGCGACGAGGATCTCGGTGTCGAAGGCGTAATTGTCGTAGATCTGCTTGATGTCGGCGATCAGCGCCATGCCGTCGAAGCCGACGTCGTCGTGGCGCCCGACGAACGGCGAAATGAACGCCGCCCCCGCCTTCGCCGCGAGCAATGCCTGCGTCGCCGAGAAGCACAGGGTCACGTTGACCATCACGCCGTCATCGGACAGCGTCTTGCACGCGCGCAGGCCGTCGAGCGTCAGCGGCACCTTGATCGTGATATTGTCGCCGAGCGTCAGCAGCTTGGCCGCTTCGCGCAGCATGTCGTCGGCGCCGGTTGCGACGACCTCGGCCGAGACCGGGCCGTCGACGAGCTTGGCGATCTCGGCTATCACCTCGAGGAAATTGCGCCCTGACTTGGCGATCAGGCTCGGGTTGGTCGTCACCCCGTCGAGCAGGCCGGTCGCTGCCAGCTCCTCGATCTCGCGGGTGTCGGCGGTGTCGACGAAAAACTTCATGGCGGCAGCCTCATGGCGGGGATGCGCCGCTGTAGCGCCTCCCCGCGCGCGTCGATAGCCTTCAGGCGCTGCGGGCGCGCATCGCCGTCGGGGTGATCGTCGTGAAATTGGCGACGTCGGCGAACACCGCGGCGGCATCGGGCGACGAGGTCGCGGCGGCAAAGGCGGCGGC harbors:
- the ribA gene encoding GTP cyclohydrolase II, yielding MSPDAATSVARAVDELRRGQVVRITSPAGDLDVLATELADDLVLTRLETDARAGLIVTARRAAVLHIVNQPAAAGQDVVWIDRPAWLDLAATVAIADPGDDLRLPFKGPFRTCVPTATAAAQAAVRLAKLGGILPAVFAVPAGGGTPLTAAAADILSYARADRLRIVTRARLPLDGAPDTEVVAFRPAEGGPEHLALVIGPRGTTPPVLTRLHSACLTGDVLGSLKCDCGPQLRAALAAITAAGGGVLLYLQQEGRGIGLINKLRAYALQDQGFDTVDANLRLGFEPDERDFAVAATMLRLLGVGQVRLLTNNPDKVASLSAHGIDVVERIAHSMPPNPHNADYLATKRDRSGHYL
- the fsa gene encoding fructose-6-phosphate aldolase → MKFFVDTADTREIEELAATGLLDGVTTNPSLIAKSGRNFLEVIAEIAKLVDGPVSAEVVATGADDMLREAAKLLTLGDNITIKVPLTLDGLRACKTLSDDGVMVNVTLCFSATQALLAAKAGAAFISPFVGRHDDVGFDGMALIADIKQIYDNYAFDTEILVASVRHPVHVLQAAKIGADVCTMPAAVIRALANHPLTDRGLAGFASDWAKTGQSIL
- a CDS encoding LolA family protein → MKPFFLALLLAATPLAAAPLTIDSVKAALQATTTMTADFSQTAANGTVATGKLILSRPGKIRFAYDKAPLLVVADGKRLSVVDYEVNQVSQYPIKSTPLGVLLDGDADLARFAHVVGQQGNGLLVEARDPKHPEYGAITLNFATDAAAPGGLALLGWTALDAQNNRTDITLRGTKYNVAVPAASFGFRDPRAKSLPGKTG
- a CDS encoding exodeoxyribonuclease III; this encodes MPSPNQTLSIATWNINSVRFRLDIVERFLTEHSPDILCLQETKVIDNDFPHALFDRLGYTHRVICGQKMHHGVATLSKVPLTEERRFDWQDNGEARHIGARLANGLLIENVYVPAGGDIPDPALNPKFAQKLAFVDRMTAWSEGLRDDTVIVGDFNIAPLPCDVWSHKALLNVVSHTPVEVDRLDGLAASHDWVDVGRTFIPAPERLYTWWSYRNADHTVNDRGRRLDHIWASPGVARSATAFEVVEDARNWGKPSDHVPQIATFAL
- a CDS encoding L,D-transpeptidase family protein; the protein is MILTVDTAALTLTADGVSTPCLIGRSGATSAASKHEGDGCTPRGRWAIRSAMIRPDRVAAPVTALPWRALDPADGWSDDVRDPAYNRRVRHPHPFSAEHLWRDDGLYDVIVELGYNDAPPVPGKGSAIFLHCMIAGHPTAGCVAIDREALEALLPHLAPGDWIDIA
- a CDS encoding tyrosine recombinase XerC codes for the protein MVEWCASLTDARRLSPNTVRAYAASLHRFIAFAGRHLGRAVDGAALSAFTLADFRAFLAARRGEGLGNASIAREVAALRTFYAFAATAGVDASGLTGLASPKRAARVPRPVSPADARALVADIGDAALQPWVAARDTAVVLLLYGAGLRIAEALALTGSALPLGETITVTGKRAKTRIVPLLPVVRAAIEAYADLCPWPRSASAPLFRGVRGGPLAPELIRKAMASARVGLGLPASATPHALRHSFATHLLARGADLRSIQELLGHASLSSTQVYTAVDAAHLLDVYRNAHPRA
- a CDS encoding response regulator, with protein sequence MDTRNVIAITGLIGAITGILWPVIAVGVLFAFRGPAMRALNRVSDDGGTIEVFGVKLNVGKATEEQQRMIEDLQKQVGTLRDAARVQGEIGQRASGFLDPSTSAGRVIAAPPRTIPPAPLAQAPSGGEIMVGAVPSSDPTPPIAVGSANPAALAPLTRSSKPRLLWVDDHPENVALLRASLRSRGFVIVEASSTEVALDAFGSREFDAVISDMGRDTADAGVSLAARIRGVDANVPIFIFCSIGAVRIYGGFAKQAGATLVTDSATLLMERLLELQSLG